A window of Candidatus Dojkabacteria bacterium contains these coding sequences:
- a CDS encoding prepilin-type N-terminal cleavage/methylation domain-containing protein has product MGSKYKGFTLIEIVVVIGIMIAAFAVVFPLTVSQIRENKLISTAEEVAGAIFEAQQYAYNKKNGLGYGIKFNSDSYEYISGANYNEAVADDLFTIESGVDVTESLFGTKTDIFFQPGSVRPDDPGEITISDGALTVTVSINSEGAIFIND; this is encoded by the coding sequence ATGGGGAGCAAGTATAAGGGATTCACACTGATTGAGATAGTAGTAGTAATCGGGATAATGATCGCAGCATTTGCTGTCGTTTTTCCACTAACTGTCAGTCAGATTCGTGAGAATAAGCTGATAAGCACAGCCGAAGAGGTCGCTGGTGCCATTTTCGAAGCCCAGCAGTATGCATATAATAAGAAGAATGGGCTTGGCTACGGGATTAAGTTTAATTCGGACTCGTACGAGTATATATCTGGAGCAAACTATAATGAAGCAGTTGCAGACGACCTCTTTACAATCGAATCAGGTGTTGATGTTACCGAATCGCTTTTCGGTACTAAAACAGATATCTTCTTCCAGCCCGGCTCTGTGAGGCCCGACGATCCAGGAGAGATAACAATCTCAGATGGTGCGCTGACAGTCACCGTAAGCATAAACTCAGAGGGTGCAATATTTATAAATGACTAG
- a CDS encoding ABC transporter permease has translation MNSSLTHKLDLLYVLLRTGFRLRYNDSLLGVLWVVIRPLINFVVLYLVFSFFVNREIENFQVYLFSGLIIYNYFSESVLSGAGSLLGMAHIILKVQFPKEIAVLSTQGLAVISLVINLGILSVFAYVSGVNTNPMAILYFLFIMVVLTTITYGISLFTSVMSVRLRDVKNLIEVFLQIGFYLSPIIYPLDIVPLPFRTVIQYNPMTIIIQAARDAIANGNIIYVNHMMVLLGLGIFMIGAGTLFFNKMVKKVAEYY, from the coding sequence TTGAACAGCTCGCTAACACATAAACTCGACCTGCTCTATGTACTCCTGCGTACCGGTTTCCGCCTGCGGTACAATGATTCGCTATTGGGTGTACTTTGGGTCGTTATAAGACCGCTTATCAACTTCGTAGTACTCTACCTAGTGTTCTCATTCTTTGTTAATCGTGAGATTGAGAATTTCCAAGTGTATCTATTTTCCGGTTTGATCATTTATAACTACTTTAGCGAGAGTGTTTTGAGTGGAGCCGGCAGCTTGCTGGGCATGGCACATATAATACTGAAGGTTCAATTCCCGAAAGAGATTGCTGTATTAAGCACACAAGGCTTGGCTGTAATAAGCTTGGTCATCAATTTGGGGATTCTGTCAGTCTTTGCATATGTGAGTGGTGTAAATACAAATCCTATGGCGATCCTCTACTTCTTATTTATCATGGTCGTGCTGACGACAATTACATATGGGATCTCTCTGTTTACAAGTGTAATGTCGGTGCGGTTGAGAGATGTCAAAAATCTGATCGAGGTATTTCTGCAGATAGGCTTCTATCTTTCACCTATTATCTATCCGCTTGATATAGTGCCGCTGCCATTCAGGACGGTTATTCAATACAATCCTATGACGATAATTATTCAAGCCGCTCGCGATGCAATTGCAAATGGAAATATCATATATGTTAATCATATGATGGTGTTGTTAGGCTTGGGGATATTCATGATAGGTGCAGGTACGCTTTTCTTCAATAAGATGGTGAAGAAAGTAGCGGAGTATTATTAA
- a CDS encoding type II secretion system protein, with translation MSKAIKKYSGITLIEVLVYMALFGVVFALVVGVLIQTREQNRRARDSIKIEQNMMFIDEHINMVFNDVDSINAAGSVFDNDTGTLQLTLNDASTVEYERVGGTLNFTRDSTTSPLSNNAVTVSQFRIEQVLDEDSNLIGVRVSCEVNSQFDSDNSKSWSNLYYIQ, from the coding sequence ATGAGCAAAGCAATCAAAAAATACAGCGGGATCACATTAATTGAGGTGCTGGTATATATGGCACTGTTCGGGGTAGTGTTTGCGCTAGTAGTGGGTGTGCTTATCCAGACACGCGAGCAGAATAGACGAGCACGTGACTCGATAAAGATCGAGCAGAACATGATGTTTATCGATGAGCATATAAACATGGTTTTTAACGATGTCGACTCTATAAATGCAGCTGGCTCTGTTTTCGATAATGACACCGGGACTTTGCAACTAACTTTGAACGATGCCTCGACTGTCGAATATGAACGAGTGGGTGGTACACTCAATTTCACAAGGGATTCAACAACATCCCCGCTAAGCAATAATGCCGTGACGGTATCACAGTTTAGGATCGAACAGGTGCTAGATGAGGATAGCAATCTTATAGGAGTGCGTGTGAGCTGCGAGGTAAATTCTCAGTTTGATTCAGATAACTCGAAATCTTGGAGTAATCTTTATTACATTCAATAA
- a CDS encoding ribulose-bisphosphate carboxylase: MQKQYISLGNKDVYNGEYLLAAYRVETYGGQSILEAASEMASESSTGSNLTVGSATGFSKGLDALVYEVDEEKGFAYIAYPWRMFDQGGNIQNILTFIAGNLFGMGNLKACKMEDVYFPSQMMSMYDGPSVSLEDLREYLQVYDRPILGTIIKPKIGLTTTEYAELCYDFWIGGGDFVKNDEPQANQDFAPFDKEVVAVRHAMDMAEDKTGRTKVHSFNISAPDFDTMIQRADHVRQVMKPGSYSFLVDGITAGWMAIQTVRRRYPDVFLHFHRAGHAAFTRKENAFGFSVPVLTKFARLAGASGIHCGTAGVGKMDAGAVGLSEDVVAVHQCLKVEAQGHHFKQVWSKVPETDSDVQTMIKAEENLWNVGPLEVSRMRREINKNDIHAVTAKADWRTVNRCTPIASGGMNPVLLADYINAVGTIDFIITMGAGVHSHPMKTTAGMKAVMEAFRAWQDGKTLEEAVKDKEGNDIELATAIRFYNEKGTQAHRIVQDVKPSEDKPSQDEPDAPNKE; encoded by the coding sequence ATGCAGAAACAATACATCTCACTCGGAAACAAAGACGTATACAACGGCGAGTACCTACTCGCAGCATATCGCGTAGAAACATATGGTGGGCAGTCAATTCTCGAAGCTGCGTCAGAGATGGCATCAGAGTCCTCGACAGGCTCCAACCTCACAGTTGGCTCAGCGACAGGATTCTCAAAGGGACTCGACGCGCTAGTATATGAAGTCGATGAAGAGAAAGGCTTCGCATATATCGCCTACCCTTGGAGGATGTTCGACCAGGGCGGAAATATCCAAAATATCCTTACCTTCATCGCCGGCAACCTTTTCGGTATGGGCAACCTGAAGGCATGCAAGATGGAGGATGTCTATTTCCCGTCGCAGATGATGTCGATGTATGACGGCCCAAGCGTATCACTCGAAGACCTACGCGAGTACCTCCAAGTGTATGACCGCCCAATTCTTGGTACGATCATCAAGCCAAAGATTGGACTCACCACGACCGAGTATGCCGAGCTGTGCTACGACTTCTGGATCGGAGGCGGTGATTTCGTCAAAAACGATGAGCCACAAGCAAATCAAGATTTCGCACCATTCGACAAAGAGGTTGTCGCAGTCAGACATGCTATGGACATGGCAGAGGACAAAACGGGCAGGACCAAGGTACACTCGTTCAACATATCTGCGCCAGATTTCGACACAATGATTCAGAGAGCGGATCATGTACGACAAGTGATGAAGCCAGGCAGCTACTCATTCCTGGTTGATGGGATCACTGCTGGTTGGATGGCAATTCAGACAGTGCGCAGAAGATATCCAGATGTTTTCCTTCACTTCCACCGCGCTGGACATGCTGCATTCACCCGCAAAGAGAACGCTTTTGGATTCTCGGTGCCAGTTCTTACAAAGTTCGCACGACTGGCTGGTGCATCAGGTATCCACTGTGGTACAGCTGGTGTTGGGAAGATGGATGCAGGTGCAGTAGGATTGAGTGAGGATGTAGTAGCAGTACACCAGTGCCTAAAAGTTGAGGCACAAGGGCACCATTTCAAGCAGGTCTGGAGCAAGGTCCCAGAAACAGACTCAGATGTACAGACGATGATTAAAGCAGAAGAAAATCTATGGAACGTCGGGCCACTCGAGGTAAGTAGGATGAGAAGGGAAATTAACAAGAATGATATACATGCAGTCACTGCGAAGGCCGACTGGCGCACAGTTAACAGATGTACCCCTATCGCATCTGGAGGTATGAATCCTGTGCTTTTAGCCGACTATATTAATGCTGTTGGTACGATCGACTTCATAATCACCATGGGAGCAGGTGTTCACTCGCATCCGATGAAAACCACCGCAGGCATGAAAGCTGTAATGGAGGCATTCCGTGCATGGCAAGATGGAAAAACATTGGAAGAGGCTGTTAAGGATAAGGAGGGAAATGATATTGAGTTGGCGACCGCGATTCGGTTTTATAATGAGAAGGGAACTCAGGCGCACAGAATAGTGCAGGATGTTAAACCGTCGGAGGATAAACCCTCTCAAGATGAACCAGATGCTCCTAATAAAGAGTAG
- a CDS encoding vitamin K epoxide reductase family protein: MGSKKDLRSTTNLIILLLAAAGGLLSLYLWNSTLQGSVDFCTTNCEAVLTSPYSKILGIPVAALGFVYYAGMATLCFQRIHIKHILLDRMLAIAILAGILFTIYLRYLEFGVIEEICMWCWGSVVTMLAITITYVYWVIKDKVKLA, translated from the coding sequence ATGGGAAGCAAGAAAGATCTTAGATCTACAACGAATTTGATAATCCTCCTGCTGGCAGCAGCAGGGGGATTGCTTTCTCTATATCTGTGGAACAGCACGCTTCAAGGCTCAGTCGACTTTTGCACGACAAACTGCGAGGCGGTATTAACAAGCCCATACTCCAAGATACTTGGAATTCCTGTCGCCGCACTAGGGTTTGTTTATTACGCCGGCATGGCGACGTTATGCTTCCAGAGGATACACATTAAGCATATTCTCCTAGATCGGATGCTCGCGATTGCGATATTGGCCGGCATCCTATTCACGATTTATCTCAGATATCTTGAATTTGGAGTTATAGAAGAGATATGCATGTGGTGCTGGGGTAGTGTTGTCACGATGCTAGCGATCACAATTACCTATGTATATTGGGTGATCAAAGATAAGGTGAAGCTCGCTTAA
- a CDS encoding ABC transporter ATP-binding protein: MKLRKEKRENLPLIEIQDVTKKFKIYKERTDTVKESFMGIFRKGEAHEFYALDDVSFDVPPGEFLGIIGRNGSGKSTLLKTLVGVYQQDSGKITVRGSIIPFLELGVGFNPDLTARENIFLNGIILGMNRRFVRRKFDEIVEFAEIGEFLDTPVKNFSSGMMVRLAFAIAIQIEADIYILDEVLAVGDVAFQQKCVARLKELIAKGKTIIYVSHSMDTIKLYCDRVVWMEHGKVREIGEPEGVVGRYLEEVSNL, encoded by the coding sequence ATGAAGCTAAGAAAAGAGAAAAGAGAAAATTTACCGCTGATTGAGATCCAAGACGTTACGAAGAAGTTCAAGATCTACAAGGAGCGCACCGATACAGTTAAGGAGTCATTCATGGGGATCTTCCGCAAGGGAGAGGCGCATGAATTTTACGCGCTCGATGATGTGAGCTTCGATGTCCCTCCTGGTGAATTTCTAGGCATTATTGGAAGGAATGGTAGCGGTAAATCAACCCTCCTGAAGACATTGGTAGGGGTATACCAGCAAGATTCTGGCAAGATAACAGTCCGTGGCTCGATTATTCCGTTCTTGGAGCTTGGAGTAGGCTTTAATCCCGACCTGACAGCGCGAGAGAATATCTTCCTAAACGGCATAATTCTCGGTATGAATCGTAGGTTTGTGCGCCGCAAGTTTGACGAGATTGTAGAATTTGCAGAAATTGGCGAGTTCCTCGATACGCCGGTGAAGAATTTCTCGTCAGGTATGATGGTGCGATTGGCTTTTGCTATTGCGATCCAGATTGAGGCTGACATCTATATCTTGGATGAGGTGCTTGCAGTGGGTGATGTAGCGTTTCAGCAGAAGTGTGTTGCGCGGTTGAAAGAGTTGATCGCGAAGGGGAAGACGATTATTTATGTGAGTCACTCGATGGATACGATTAAGTTGTACTGTGATAGGGTGGTGTGGATGGAGCATGGGAAGGTGAGGGAGATTGGAGAGCCGGAGGGTGTTGTGGGGAGGTATTTAGAGGAGGTCAGTAATTTGTGA
- a CDS encoding HAD family hydrolase, whose translation MKIKAALVDLNDTICNTSDVERDALKETAKLFSDLTEGKYSESDSEKMLSSSREYINNATTSDAAAYDTALYLQHMVENADIRSDRFELLYRLQDSYYKYMLKNLRLYDDAEEFLQWLKESGRKVAIISDGTVKMKLEQIHELGIGRYVDLLVTSEESGSNKPAPNSYMLAMHKLKMSPSELFVIGNSLKLDIYGANMLGMVTVEANLTKLGQTATREGMFKPRYTVDSLAKVRDIIEFLETSN comes from the coding sequence ATGAAAATTAAAGCTGCCCTAGTCGATCTAAACGACACAATTTGTAATACCTCCGATGTTGAGCGCGACGCGTTAAAAGAGACCGCCAAGCTTTTCTCAGACCTGACCGAAGGCAAATACTCGGAATCAGACTCTGAGAAAATGCTCTCATCATCGCGTGAATATATCAACAATGCGACAACCAGCGACGCTGCTGCCTACGATACAGCACTTTACCTTCAGCACATGGTCGAGAATGCCGATATCAGATCAGACAGATTCGAGCTACTATACCGACTGCAGGACTCTTACTATAAGTATATGCTCAAAAATCTCCGACTTTACGATGATGCGGAGGAATTCCTCCAGTGGCTAAAAGAAAGTGGCCGAAAAGTTGCAATTATCTCTGACGGCACGGTCAAGATGAAATTAGAACAGATCCACGAGCTTGGGATAGGCCGATATGTCGACTTACTTGTTACGTCAGAAGAGTCTGGAAGCAATAAGCCCGCACCTAATTCGTATATGCTTGCGATGCACAAATTAAAAATGTCGCCAAGCGAGCTTTTTGTGATTGGGAATAGTCTGAAGCTAGATATATATGGAGCAAATATGCTTGGTATGGTAACTGTAGAAGCAAACCTGACAAAATTGGGCCAGACCGCGACAAGGGAAGGAATGTTCAAACCACGCTACACTGTTGACTCGCTTGCAAAAGTACGGGATATTATTGAGTTCCTCGAAACCAGCAATTGA
- a CDS encoding type II secretion system F family protein — MPEKVAQSANPKSSNAPSTQEKKQGKPSTKPIGRVNPLDVALSIRHISIMLKSGMSLSEALNVVASQTANPKLKRAYELVLADVQGGMTVADAMKKHPKAFSHIVVSVISVGEEGGTLEQNLIFLADFLKKNHDLNKKVKGALVYPVIVFAITVIEMVGVMFFILPKLEELFESFTGIPPFTLFILNMSKFIRENIFLIIGVTVVVVVASVLLLRTKAGIRFKDRFMLKFPIIKELNKKHIITNFSRTLGILLHSGIPISSALEIASRTVENSVYTGMLVQVHQSVKSGNTLSSSLEKFPVYFPSTFTKMIQIGEETGTLEDNLNYLYDFYAEEVTDMSNNLATLLEPLLLVFIGIMIGVLAIMIVGPIYQLTGSINN; from the coding sequence ATGCCTGAAAAGGTAGCTCAAAGTGCAAATCCGAAAAGTAGCAATGCGCCAAGCACTCAGGAAAAGAAACAAGGAAAACCATCGACTAAGCCGATCGGTAGGGTAAATCCTCTTGATGTAGCGCTTTCAATTAGACATATCTCGATCATGCTCAAGTCTGGTATGTCGCTTTCAGAAGCACTCAATGTTGTTGCGTCACAGACCGCCAATCCGAAGCTTAAGCGTGCTTATGAGCTCGTCCTTGCCGACGTACAGGGTGGTATGACCGTCGCAGATGCGATGAAGAAGCACCCAAAAGCCTTTTCACACATCGTCGTGTCGGTAATTAGCGTAGGCGAAGAGGGTGGTACATTGGAGCAGAACCTGATCTTCCTCGCAGACTTCTTGAAGAAAAATCACGACCTTAACAAGAAGGTTAAAGGCGCTCTAGTGTATCCGGTCATCGTTTTCGCCATTACTGTGATAGAGATGGTAGGTGTGATGTTTTTCATCTTGCCTAAGCTTGAAGAGCTATTTGAGTCATTCACCGGAATCCCGCCATTTACACTCTTTATCCTAAACATGTCGAAGTTTATTCGAGAAAATATCTTCCTGATTATAGGGGTAACTGTTGTTGTCGTAGTGGCCAGTGTGCTTCTGCTTAGAACCAAGGCGGGAATCCGCTTCAAGGATCGATTTATGTTGAAATTTCCAATTATCAAGGAGCTCAACAAGAAGCATATAATCACCAACTTCTCGCGTACCCTAGGCATCTTGCTCCACAGCGGTATACCTATCTCTTCGGCTTTGGAGATTGCTTCAAGGACTGTCGAGAATAGCGTTTACACAGGGATGCTTGTGCAGGTACACCAGTCGGTGAAGTCTGGAAACACTCTCTCCTCCTCTTTAGAAAAATTCCCAGTATATTTCCCGAGTACTTTCACTAAGATGATCCAGATAGGTGAGGAGACCGGCACCCTTGAAGACAACTTGAATTATCTTTACGACTTCTATGCTGAAGAGGTGACTGACATGAGCAACAACCTTGCAACCCTGCTTGAGCCGCTTCTCCTAGTATTTATCGGGATAATGATCGGCGTGCTTGCAATCATGATTGTAGGTCCGATCTATCAGCTGACGGGAAGTATCAATAATTAA
- a CDS encoding glycosyltransferase, whose translation MAKLKVDIVIPAYFGLGITTRSVYSVLNQCDFDKYDLKLILVDDSGDPEYGELLSKQVADFGSPEKIAVLKHGKNKGFIEACYTGVEYRDSDYKLLLNSDTLMLSDSLDKMIATAESEDEIAIVNPVTNQIAVINAEMPAGFNIYDMQEAAGNFPKSKSDFIDLVTSVGFCMLIKSKYIEKLGFFDRIFGYGYGEDTDLHFRYVDNGLRAVIATDSFVYHRGEGSFSDRDEKVLFARKVVFERYQELYDKTFPEFAQKTIVNKIKSHVNEYGRYLTKVLFLTHSNSLADPEHRYAHVLANTLLEFGIPANVAYKHRTTELSFADDRLYTPIEISEIKNKYMPLELIVVTDRLLYRSALDYASALHLAYGTSPKIVFGSSYYSKLKDALSKGVYDEYIREVDQQPLIAPEVADILSNIGYKKNGKTGYTKIMFSSDTSYDRMIELARTASNLAGSYHFYKFGDKQKTEIVGSHEVSIFKWPGTEKLYELLKDTSVYINLSDQISTSELQLVAYANVTLLLLDKHKAEVELMEKFDVEYTNDIDDISLVEKLGSILVRERGINIEKLYYSFSSYDHKEAIVAVFNGLLESKVAQDNLFMEKISEYISGEAVDELKDLLEAEESSPVENPRSFRSDIISVIPPRVKSLLRRVRSKLR comes from the coding sequence ATGGCGAAGCTTAAAGTAGATATAGTAATACCTGCCTACTTCGGACTGGGTATCACGACAAGGTCGGTCTATTCTGTCCTAAATCAGTGCGATTTTGATAAGTATGATCTGAAGTTGATACTCGTTGATGATAGCGGTGACCCTGAGTATGGAGAGCTTCTAAGCAAGCAGGTGGCAGACTTTGGATCGCCTGAAAAGATTGCGGTTCTAAAGCACGGTAAAAACAAAGGATTTATTGAGGCTTGTTACACCGGGGTCGAATATAGGGATAGCGATTATAAGCTTCTCCTCAACAGCGATACTCTGATGTTGTCTGATTCGTTAGACAAGATGATCGCTACTGCTGAAAGCGAAGATGAAATTGCTATAGTTAACCCCGTCACAAATCAGATAGCCGTTATCAACGCGGAAATGCCAGCCGGATTCAATATTTACGACATGCAGGAGGCTGCAGGAAATTTCCCTAAGTCGAAGAGTGATTTCATTGATTTGGTGACATCTGTTGGGTTTTGTATGCTGATAAAATCGAAGTATATTGAAAAGCTCGGCTTTTTCGATCGAATATTTGGCTATGGATATGGTGAAGATACAGATCTTCATTTCCGGTATGTCGACAATGGCTTACGGGCCGTAATAGCAACTGATAGCTTCGTATATCACAGGGGTGAAGGATCTTTTAGCGATAGGGACGAGAAAGTACTGTTTGCAAGGAAGGTAGTATTCGAGAGATACCAGGAGCTATATGACAAAACTTTTCCAGAATTCGCACAGAAAACCATAGTCAACAAGATAAAGTCGCATGTAAACGAGTATGGTAGGTATCTGACGAAGGTTTTATTTTTGACACACAGTAATTCACTCGCAGATCCAGAGCATAGATATGCACATGTATTGGCTAACACACTGCTTGAATTTGGCATCCCGGCAAATGTAGCATACAAGCATCGCACAACAGAGTTAAGTTTCGCTGACGATAGGCTATATACACCAATTGAGATATCCGAGATTAAAAATAAGTATATGCCTCTAGAGCTTATTGTTGTTACCGATAGATTGCTCTACCGATCTGCTTTAGACTATGCATCTGCGTTGCACTTAGCTTATGGTACTTCCCCTAAGATTGTATTTGGTTCTTCGTACTATTCTAAATTGAAAGATGCATTGTCCAAAGGGGTGTACGATGAGTACATACGCGAGGTTGATCAGCAGCCACTGATTGCGCCAGAAGTGGCGGATATTTTATCCAACATTGGCTACAAGAAGAATGGGAAAACTGGGTATACAAAGATAATGTTCTCATCCGACACTTCTTACGATAGAATGATTGAGCTGGCTAGGACAGCTTCGAATTTGGCTGGGAGCTATCACTTCTATAAGTTCGGCGATAAGCAGAAGACAGAAATTGTCGGTAGTCATGAGGTTTCAATCTTTAAATGGCCCGGGACAGAGAAACTTTATGAGTTGCTCAAGGATACCTCGGTTTACATTAACCTTTCAGACCAGATCTCAACAAGCGAGCTACAGCTCGTTGCGTATGCGAATGTTACGCTTTTACTTCTGGATAAACATAAGGCTGAGGTAGAACTAATGGAGAAATTCGATGTGGAATATACCAACGATATTGACGATATCTCTCTTGTGGAGAAACTAGGGTCAATACTTGTTAGGGAAAGAGGTATTAATATTGAGAAGTTGTATTACTCCTTCTCGTCGTACGATCATAAAGAGGCGATAGTAGCTGTTTTCAATGGGCTTCTTGAGAGTAAAGTGGCTCAAGACAATCTGTTCATGGAGAAAATCTCTGAATATATAAGTGGTGAAGCTGTGGATGAATTGAAAGACCTTCTTGAGGCTGAGGAGTCATCGCCAGTTGAAAATCCCCGATCGTTCAGGTCCGATATAATCAGTGTAATCCCTCCAAGAGTGAAGAGTCTATTACGTCGTGTTAGATCTAAGTTGAGATAG
- a CDS encoding thioredoxin domain-containing protein: MAEQSNAPVKGQPAQSASQSKQTKQSHTAGEENVVSIDVQQLLTPVAILLAGMMVSGTLYFSLNDSTGSSSKTLGATDKTTTTTTGTTVEVDSDVSVTLSGYAEEIGVDMDEYDKCVAANDTSEVDADTAAGTSAGVSGTPGFIIGKLSDDGTVEGYRISGAYPYGDFQTILSALESGDTPAPKYDFNQDGTLDAWPTGKTSLDDDAYKGNKDDAQYAIVEFSDFECPFCQRHYQQTYSSIIDGYVDNGKAVYAFRDFPLSFHPKAVPAAVAANCVMDQKGAEGYFQMHDKIFGNGI, translated from the coding sequence ATGGCAGAACAAAGCAATGCCCCAGTGAAGGGCCAGCCAGCGCAGAGTGCCTCGCAATCGAAGCAGACTAAGCAATCACACACGGCAGGAGAAGAAAATGTCGTCTCGATTGATGTGCAGCAGCTCCTGACGCCTGTAGCAATCTTGCTCGCAGGGATGATGGTGAGCGGCACACTTTACTTTAGCTTAAATGACAGTACAGGTAGCTCATCGAAGACCTTGGGTGCTACAGACAAGACCACCACTACAACTACAGGTACAACTGTAGAAGTTGACTCAGATGTAAGCGTTACACTCTCCGGCTATGCCGAAGAGATTGGTGTAGACATGGATGAGTATGACAAATGTGTCGCAGCCAACGATACTTCAGAGGTTGATGCAGACACTGCCGCTGGTACTAGCGCAGGTGTTAGCGGAACCCCAGGATTCATCATTGGAAAGCTTTCAGATGATGGGACGGTTGAAGGCTATAGAATTTCAGGAGCCTACCCATATGGCGACTTCCAGACAATTTTGTCGGCATTGGAAAGCGGTGATACTCCAGCTCCAAAGTATGACTTCAACCAGGACGGTACACTTGATGCATGGCCAACAGGTAAGACATCTCTCGATGATGATGCATATAAAGGCAACAAGGATGATGCACAGTATGCGATTGTTGAGTTCTCAGATTTTGAGTGTCCATTTTGTCAGCGACATTACCAGCAGACCTACAGTTCTATCATTGATGGATATGTAGACAATGGTAAGGCAGTTTACGCATTTAGAGATTTCCCACTAAGCTTCCATCCAAAGGCAGTACCAGCAGCTGTTGCGGCTAACTGTGTAATGGATCAGAAGGGTGCTGAGGGATACTTCCAGATGCATGACAAGATTTTCGGGAACGGAATCTAG